A section of the Streptococcus oriscaviae genome encodes:
- a CDS encoding PrgI family protein has protein sequence MAQKLGSEFLRTFTDYEPPVLFGRTKRQLVMTIGTFGSIGLSVLLSVTHFPKWIGYILLGAILVPVFLYGTKKDIELKERYRFSLTIQKRSYRTEQPTKGGEFTRHDFRSHMEITEVDQSRESTQESAETNPQT, from the coding sequence ATGGCACAAAAACTAGGATCCGAATTTCTACGGACATTTACTGACTATGAGCCACCTGTCCTCTTTGGTCGTACAAAGAGACAGCTGGTCATGACGATTGGGACCTTCGGCTCGATAGGGCTGTCTGTCCTATTATCTGTTACCCACTTTCCAAAGTGGATTGGCTATATTCTACTGGGAGCTATTTTAGTTCCCGTTTTTTTATACGGTACGAAAAAGGATATCGAGCTAAAAGAACGGTATCGCTTTTCACTAACCATTCAAAAACGGTCCTATAGGACCGAACAACCGACAAAAGGAGGAGAGTTTACCCGCCATGATTTTAGATCGCATATGGAAATCACAGAGGTTGACCAAAGCCGAGAAAGCACGCAAGAATCGGCTGAAACGAACCCTCAAACCTAG
- a CDS encoding VirB4-like conjugal transfer ATPase, CD1110 family, translating to MILDRIWKSQRLTKAEKARKNRLKRTLKPSTQNAIFFTSLKENGLMHIAKERWSRTYRLGDVAYTSANDDQREAVIDSYGEALNSLDADHHFQLLVINKRQESSALNHIIYPLIGDGLDTYRQEYNDLISKRFIADAKNFQIEKYVTLTTKAGEEIQADSQLHEMAHSIQEQFDQVGVTVEEVDGLGRLNILYWLLQGYPYFPYTYKDIALSGLRAKDFIAPNRIHFKEDHLLVDQHWAKVMYIKHYPTFLSDRLIKKLLDIGIELAITVHATPYEEGEFEEKLTETQALAKRELFRGHMDGMQAGVIDPELTTSGLAQETSQATKRWKEETTEKDQKAFQGVMAVMIVAETKEQLLLHREKVASAGRTLGVRFEDCFYYQEAGLNTILPIGEAFLDVKQTYMRPFTTANVATQIPFTNLDVQSSSPKAIYYGQNQLSNNTITLDRKHDLKASNGVVLGSSGAGKGMTVKTTEIIPTLLRFPKDLIIVVDPESEYGDIAEAFHGEVIQLSTKSSTHLNLLDLPETDEVLTDTDGNEIDFIAEKANLLMNLFESVLKEVTDNHISIIDRVTIETYQRFLHPTLQDWQTVLEEQEEEAAEELATKAEIYTRGSLNLFAHPTNVDMSSRLIVFNLKGLSHKLKPFALLVLQDYIWQQVIQAREQGKTIRLYWDELHLTFRTPKDAAFFAELWARIRKYGGMPTGITQNLGTILAYEEGRNLLSNTDFLLLLEHNKKDIELLRTVLDIPEGLIKYIERPKSKGSGLLYAKPILVPFENLIPKETELYRITNTDPKG from the coding sequence ATGATTTTAGATCGCATATGGAAATCACAGAGGTTGACCAAAGCCGAGAAAGCACGCAAGAATCGGCTGAAACGAACCCTCAAACCTAGTACACAAAATGCCATCTTCTTTACGAGTTTAAAAGAAAATGGCTTAATGCATATCGCAAAGGAACGTTGGTCACGAACCTATCGCTTAGGAGACGTGGCCTATACTTCCGCAAATGATGACCAACGAGAAGCTGTGATTGACAGCTATGGAGAAGCCTTAAATAGTTTAGATGCAGACCATCATTTTCAACTGCTGGTTATCAATAAACGTCAGGAGTCATCAGCTCTTAATCATATTATCTATCCTCTCATAGGCGATGGACTAGATACCTATCGCCAAGAATACAACGATTTGATTTCAAAACGCTTTATTGCGGATGCTAAAAACTTCCAGATAGAGAAATATGTGACCCTAACCACGAAAGCAGGGGAAGAAATCCAGGCAGATAGCCAGCTCCATGAGATGGCTCACAGTATACAAGAACAGTTTGACCAGGTTGGTGTGACTGTGGAAGAAGTAGACGGTCTAGGTCGCCTAAACATTCTCTACTGGCTCTTACAGGGCTATCCTTATTTCCCTTACACCTATAAAGACATCGCCTTGTCTGGCCTACGGGCAAAAGATTTCATTGCGCCTAATCGCATCCACTTTAAAGAAGACCATCTACTAGTGGACCAACACTGGGCTAAAGTGATGTACATCAAGCACTACCCGACCTTCTTATCGGACCGCCTCATTAAGAAATTACTGGATATAGGCATTGAGTTAGCCATTACGGTCCATGCGACACCGTATGAAGAGGGAGAATTTGAAGAGAAGCTGACAGAAACACAGGCACTAGCTAAACGTGAACTCTTTCGAGGGCACATGGACGGGATGCAGGCGGGGGTGATTGATCCAGAATTGACCACCTCGGGCCTTGCACAAGAAACCAGTCAAGCCACAAAGCGCTGGAAAGAAGAGACAACGGAGAAAGACCAGAAAGCCTTTCAAGGAGTCATGGCTGTGATGATTGTCGCAGAAACCAAGGAACAGTTACTACTTCATCGAGAAAAAGTCGCTTCGGCAGGTCGCACCTTGGGAGTCCGATTTGAGGATTGCTTCTATTACCAGGAAGCAGGACTAAATACCATCCTACCTATTGGGGAAGCCTTTCTCGATGTCAAACAAACCTATATGCGTCCCTTTACAACCGCTAACGTGGCAACACAAATCCCATTCACAAACTTAGATGTGCAATCCAGTAGCCCCAAAGCGATTTATTACGGCCAGAATCAATTGTCTAATAATACCATTACCTTAGACCGGAAACATGATTTAAAAGCGTCAAATGGTGTTGTCCTTGGTTCCTCCGGTGCAGGTAAGGGAATGACCGTCAAAACAACGGAGATTATTCCCACCTTGCTCCGCTTTCCAAAGGATCTGATTATTGTGGTCGATCCCGAGAGCGAGTATGGGGATATCGCAGAAGCCTTTCACGGAGAAGTGATTCAGCTATCTACCAAATCCTCTACCCACTTGAATCTATTGGATCTTCCGGAAACAGATGAAGTCCTAACAGACACAGATGGAAACGAGATCGATTTCATTGCGGAAAAAGCCAACCTGCTAATGAACCTCTTTGAATCGGTCTTAAAAGAAGTGACAGACAATCATATCAGTATCATTGACCGTGTCACCATAGAAACCTATCAGCGCTTTTTGCACCCTACCTTACAGGACTGGCAGACCGTCCTTGAAGAACAAGAGGAAGAGGCCGCAGAAGAATTAGCTACTAAGGCAGAAATCTACACCAGAGGCAGTCTCAATCTGTTTGCCCATCCGACCAATGTGGATATGTCTTCTCGCTTGATTGTCTTTAACTTAAAGGGACTCTCTCATAAACTAAAACCCTTTGCCTTGTTGGTGCTACAGGATTATATTTGGCAACAGGTTATCCAGGCACGAGAACAAGGAAAAACCATTCGCCTTTATTGGGATGAATTACACTTGACCTTCCGTACCCCGAAGGATGCGGCTTTCTTTGCGGAGCTATGGGCACGTATTCGGAAATACGGAGGGATGCCTACAGGGATTACCCAAAATTTAGGCACCATTCTTGCCTATGAAGAGGGAAGAAACCTCTTATCTAATACGGACTTCCTCTTGCTTTTGGAACACAATAAAAAAGATATTGAATTGCTTCGGACAGTCCTGGATATTCCAGAAGGATTGATCAAGTATATCGAGCGCCCCAAATCAAAAGGCTCAGGCTTACTGTATGCCAAACCGATCCTCGTTCCCTTTGAGAATCTGATTCCAAAAGAAACGGAACTCTACCGAATTACCAATACCGATCCAAAGGGGTAG
- a CDS encoding phage tail tip lysozyme, with protein sequence MKKEEIAAKNRHYASYKPRKAVKLSKRDYKLSKRALRKAKVNKEDKEAIQVAKQQVKLKRKVLKTQYKRNGGSVPRKLVKKGYQTSRSMTESGVSEHEVMGDIASKRQSIRQSKYGLQKGKQTTKGVAKLGKYTVRLSYGIGNRGYNFVRGNGFTRTLKEERWETKVASRIQQLRKRMARTKVAKTGKTTFRVLNWLSSPFKQILLNPLSIKSYLLVFIMVVVAAAYLGNPSPMQQNEFHLNDSWLHFSKLDRSRSNEEVDYWTDIDEVLQYTNFVYQDYRQTQIWEDPSEVSKRRYQQSIIGGNPGPSKTMSDMEYSIWYNLNNDKDHLRTMRDLYGPDSHFKWKLSEKKLAEFEELLEISKETGYYRSYQELENPIYSKREEGVGQPLVITKRFGYVSTDELYNNTLIQVERGKQLYASMAGKVTVSDNTLTIETSRAKFTYYNVSELRVQTGDQVTTGQELAKVNADNGQEISYQKLKTDKDKTSKEWVFVNPGFYLPSVHYNQTTSVLSTIDFSGDMAGRIKEAADYVKKYEPQATINGMSAMLGNFWTESSITAKRAEGDYLNPPVGASASSWDDPAWLEMGGPAIYNGSYPNILRRGLGLGQWTDTGDGSIRHTLLRQYTQQKGKKWYDLELQIDFLFHGDVPYYRELARQILTSNESVESLTERFLVYWEGNAGDKLLERQNNAKQVAQYLKSPVGGSSSLVASWNFPEAYRNKISHFPSEATVKSTAPGSGYPVGQCTWFSYNRLVELGSITDLSGSYGYLGNGQDWVTSLVAKGWKKRERPVVGAVVSTMGGFDGTPPQYGHVGIVEAVNPDGTFLVSECNWGGVQDKIHWRVCKPSVYYTFATPK encoded by the coding sequence ATGAAGAAGGAAGAGATTGCGGCAAAAAACAGGCACTATGCTTCTTATAAGCCAAGAAAGGCTGTAAAACTCAGTAAAAGAGACTACAAATTAAGCAAACGTGCCCTACGAAAAGCCAAGGTCAATAAAGAGGATAAAGAAGCCATTCAAGTAGCCAAGCAACAAGTCAAGCTGAAGCGAAAGGTCCTAAAGACCCAATACAAGCGAAACGGAGGGTCTGTTCCTAGAAAATTGGTCAAGAAAGGCTATCAGACGAGCCGTTCGATGACCGAAAGTGGTGTATCCGAACACGAGGTGATGGGAGACATCGCGAGTAAGCGCCAGTCCATTCGCCAATCAAAATATGGCCTGCAAAAAGGGAAACAAACCACTAAAGGAGTGGCCAAACTAGGAAAGTATACCGTCCGCTTGTCTTATGGGATAGGAAATAGAGGATATAACTTTGTCAGAGGAAATGGCTTTACCCGTACCTTGAAAGAAGAGAGATGGGAAACAAAGGTAGCTAGTCGTATCCAACAACTACGGAAACGAATGGCTCGCACCAAGGTAGCCAAGACAGGAAAAACTACCTTTCGAGTGCTGAACTGGCTAAGTAGCCCCTTTAAACAGATTCTACTCAATCCCTTGTCCATTAAGTCTTACCTGCTTGTGTTTATCATGGTGGTCGTTGCGGCAGCCTATCTAGGCAACCCCAGTCCCATGCAACAAAATGAGTTTCACCTCAATGATTCTTGGCTACACTTTTCAAAATTGGACCGCTCCCGTTCAAATGAAGAAGTAGACTATTGGACAGATATCGATGAGGTCTTACAGTATACCAATTTCGTTTATCAAGATTACCGTCAAACCCAAATCTGGGAAGATCCTTCTGAGGTATCGAAAAGAAGATACCAACAAAGCATAATAGGAGGCAACCCAGGTCCATCCAAAACGATGTCTGATATGGAATACAGTATTTGGTATAACCTTAATAATGATAAGGACCATTTAAGAACTATGAGAGACCTATATGGTCCAGATAGCCATTTTAAATGGAAACTCTCTGAAAAAAAATTAGCAGAGTTTGAGGAATTGCTGGAGATATCCAAAGAAACTGGCTACTACAGGAGCTATCAAGAGTTAGAAAATCCCATCTATTCCAAGCGAGAAGAAGGAGTAGGCCAGCCTCTTGTGATTACAAAGCGTTTTGGATATGTTTCGACAGATGAACTGTATAACAATACCCTGATTCAGGTGGAGCGAGGCAAACAGCTCTACGCATCGATGGCAGGAAAGGTCACTGTTTCAGACAATACCCTTACGATTGAAACCAGTCGTGCCAAATTTACCTACTACAACGTGTCAGAACTGCGAGTCCAAACGGGAGATCAGGTCACTACCGGACAAGAACTGGCTAAGGTAAACGCAGATAACGGCCAAGAAATCAGCTATCAAAAACTCAAAACCGACAAAGACAAGACCTCCAAAGAGTGGGTGTTTGTCAATCCAGGTTTCTACTTGCCGTCTGTCCATTACAATCAGACAACGAGTGTCCTATCGACTATTGACTTTTCAGGGGATATGGCTGGTCGCATCAAAGAAGCAGCTGACTATGTGAAAAAGTACGAACCCCAAGCAACGATTAATGGGATGTCAGCCATGTTGGGTAACTTCTGGACAGAGTCGTCCATCACAGCCAAACGTGCAGAAGGCGATTACCTCAATCCTCCTGTAGGGGCGAGTGCTTCATCATGGGATGACCCAGCTTGGTTAGAGATGGGAGGCCCAGCCATATACAATGGTTCTTATCCCAATATCCTAAGGAGAGGGTTAGGACTAGGCCAGTGGACCGATACAGGAGACGGGAGTATTCGTCATACCCTTTTGCGCCAATATACCCAACAAAAAGGCAAGAAGTGGTATGACCTTGAATTACAGATTGATTTTCTCTTTCATGGAGATGTCCCCTATTATAGAGAACTAGCTCGTCAGATTCTTACAAGCAATGAGAGTGTCGAGAGCTTAACAGAACGCTTCTTGGTCTATTGGGAAGGCAACGCAGGAGATAAGCTCCTAGAGCGCCAAAACAATGCCAAACAGGTAGCGCAGTACTTAAAGAGTCCAGTTGGAGGCAGTAGTAGCCTTGTCGCTTCGTGGAACTTCCCTGAAGCCTACAGAAACAAGATAAGCCATTTCCCATCTGAAGCAACGGTCAAGAGCACGGCACCAGGTAGCGGTTATCCTGTCGGTCAATGTACTTGGTTTAGTTACAACCGTCTTGTGGAGTTGGGGTCTATCACAGACCTATCTGGAAGCTATGGCTATCTTGGAAATGGCCAAGATTGGGTGACTAGTTTAGTCGCAAAGGGCTGGAAGAAGCGAGAACGACCAGTGGTTGGTGCAGTTGTATCGACCATGGGAGGATTTGACGGAACTCCTCCTCAGTATGGACATGTAGGCATTGTGGAAGCGGTTAACCCAGATGGGACATTCTTAGTGTCTGAATGTAATTGGGGCGGAGTACAAGATAAAATTCATTGGCGGGTGTGTAAGCCTAGTGTGTACTACACGTTTGCGACACCAAAGTAA
- a CDS encoding DUF3801 domain-containing protein has product MEQEKSMYQLKHAGKLTGEFLVKGLLLLLEKGEGAIDLYRNRPKVGEQKWNRFMATNAPKEIKEFRTTEMNLEQLRSVLNMYDISFSMRTLDDGLTQLSFETKHHAVMETAFEKVIERATNPETAADFGKLLSQPPVKKSFEERLKDATKQSEALQELQKEAVAASKVTQKVDEVTK; this is encoded by the coding sequence ATGGAACAAGAAAAAAGTATGTACCAGTTGAAACATGCTGGAAAATTGACCGGAGAATTCCTGGTAAAGGGATTATTATTGTTGCTGGAAAAAGGAGAGGGGGCTATTGATCTCTATCGGAACCGCCCCAAGGTTGGAGAACAGAAGTGGAATCGTTTTATGGCGACCAATGCCCCTAAAGAAATCAAGGAATTCCGTACAACAGAGATGAATTTGGAACAATTGCGTAGTGTGCTGAATATGTATGATATTAGCTTTTCTATGAGGACACTGGACGATGGACTGACCCAACTATCGTTTGAAACGAAACATCATGCCGTCATGGAGACAGCTTTTGAAAAGGTCATCGAGCGTGCCACCAATCCAGAAACAGCCGCAGATTTTGGAAAGCTCTTGTCTCAGCCACCAGTTAAGAAATCCTTTGAGGAACGCTTAAAGGATGCGACCAAACAATCAGAAGCTCTACAAGAACTCCAGAAAGAAGCAGTAGCTGCCTCAAAAGTAACTCAAAAAGTAGATGAGGTCACCAAATGA
- a CDS encoding VirD4-like conjugal transfer protein, CD1115 family translates to MTQAKNKSQRLLEPYIIMGLVAFYIGHWIAKSIELAPVSLSSYDPFRLRQVAWFLAHPFHQPLLDPVPSVFSLCLGSLSFLGVLALYFRSGDNRLYRSREEHGSARFATVEELKNFRDEEPENDKILTQHARMGMFNARLPYQFQVNKNTLVTGLPGDWKTRAFVKPGLLQTNSSFVVTDPKGLLVHEVGHSLKQAGYKIKVFDLVTLQNTCQFNVFHYMTTETDIDRVAESIIHGTKRSDNQGEDFWAQAEMLLIRALIGYLYFSSKYHEVTPHLAQIADMLRMLKREHPDTKSPVELMFDELEQLLPNNYASKQFTLFMKNFGGQTLMSVLAITSSRFAVFDHDDVRHIVKEDTLDIEKWQLEKTAVFIAIPETDKTYNFLANLLFVTMFRILPNIADEILQGRHPIYNPENLIHLRAIMDEFAQLNRIPYFTESLSSLRSREISIDIIVQAISQIQTTYKDEWKTILNNCGTLLYLGTNDKDTMEYFSMRSGKQTIHQRNTSQTYSQQGSSSESIQTIGRPLLTPDEVARIGLDEALVFISKQNVFRDKKYNLDSHPRAHLLANHPKDPTWFTYNMANHDIQEWDDNIKKDSVA, encoded by the coding sequence ATGACACAAGCTAAAAACAAGTCACAACGGCTGCTAGAACCGTATATCATCATGGGACTTGTGGCGTTTTATATAGGACACTGGATAGCGAAAAGCATCGAGTTAGCTCCTGTATCCCTCTCTTCCTACGATCCTTTTCGGTTGAGACAAGTTGCGTGGTTCTTAGCCCACCCCTTTCATCAGCCGTTGCTAGACCCCGTCCCTAGTGTCTTCTCCCTCTGTCTAGGTAGCCTCAGTTTTCTAGGAGTGCTCGCTCTCTACTTTCGGTCAGGGGACAATCGATTGTATCGTTCAAGAGAAGAACATGGTTCAGCTCGCTTTGCGACGGTGGAAGAGTTGAAGAACTTTCGGGATGAAGAGCCTGAAAATGATAAGATTTTGACCCAACATGCACGTATGGGCATGTTTAATGCCAGACTCCCCTATCAATTCCAGGTCAATAAGAATACCTTAGTGACGGGGTTGCCGGGTGACTGGAAGACACGGGCATTCGTAAAGCCTGGTCTCTTACAAACGAATAGCTCTTTTGTCGTTACAGACCCGAAAGGCTTATTGGTCCATGAAGTAGGGCATTCACTAAAACAAGCAGGCTATAAGATTAAGGTGTTTGATTTAGTAACCTTACAGAATACCTGTCAATTCAATGTCTTTCACTATATGACAACGGAAACGGATATTGACAGGGTGGCTGAGTCCATTATTCACGGGACAAAGCGATCGGATAACCAGGGGGAAGACTTCTGGGCGCAGGCGGAGATGTTATTGATACGTGCCTTAATTGGCTATCTCTATTTTAGCTCCAAGTATCATGAAGTGACCCCTCATCTTGCACAAATTGCCGATATGCTTCGAATGCTTAAGAGGGAACATCCGGATACAAAAAGCCCCGTGGAGCTGATGTTTGACGAATTAGAACAGCTCCTTCCCAATAACTATGCCTCCAAGCAATTCACCCTCTTTATGAAAAACTTTGGGGGTCAAACCCTGATGTCTGTCTTGGCCATTACCTCATCTCGCTTTGCGGTCTTTGATCATGATGATGTGAGACATATCGTGAAAGAGGATACCCTAGACATTGAGAAATGGCAATTAGAAAAAACAGCTGTCTTTATTGCCATCCCTGAAACAGATAAAACCTATAACTTCTTAGCTAATTTGTTGTTTGTGACCATGTTTCGTATTCTCCCCAATATAGCGGATGAAATCTTACAAGGTCGCCACCCTATATACAATCCAGAAAACCTCATCCATCTACGAGCCATCATGGATGAGTTCGCTCAATTAAACCGAATTCCCTATTTTACAGAGTCTCTCTCTTCCTTGCGCTCACGGGAAATCTCTATTGATATCATCGTCCAAGCCATCAGTCAGATTCAAACAACCTATAAAGATGAATGGAAAACCATTCTCAATAACTGTGGGACGCTGCTCTACCTTGGAACCAATGACAAAGATACAATGGAATACTTCTCTATGCGCTCAGGAAAACAAACTATTCATCAACGCAATACGAGTCAAACTTATAGCCAACAAGGTTCATCGAGTGAAAGCATCCAAACAATTGGTCGCCCCCTTCTCACTCCTGATGAAGTCGCACGTATTGGCCTAGATGAAGCCCTGGTCTTTATTTCCAAACAAAATGTATTCAGGGATAAGAAATACAACCTAGATAGTCACCCTCGAGCACACTTGCTCGCAAATCATCCAAAGGATCCAACATGGTTTACCTATAATATGGCTAACCACGATATTCAGGAATGGGATGACAATATCAAAAAGGACAGTGTCGCATAG